One segment of Halomonas sp. TD01 DNA contains the following:
- a CDS encoding DUF350 domain-containing protein translates to MGNIGMYLAGLPAFFAYLITAAILLVAFMVAYSKITPHHEWKLIQEGNAAAATAFGGATLGFTIPLYSAMANSVSFIDFIAWGIIAFIVQIVTFFAIKLVLKSKGQSLSGHITDGHVAYGIFAATIAIAVGLLNAASMIW, encoded by the coding sequence ATGGGCAATATCGGTATGTACTTGGCAGGCCTGCCAGCGTTTTTCGCCTACCTGATCACCGCCGCCATACTGCTGGTAGCGTTCATGGTCGCGTACAGCAAGATTACCCCGCATCATGAATGGAAGCTGATCCAGGAAGGCAACGCCGCTGCAGCAACCGCCTTTGGCGGCGCCACCCTAGGCTTTACCATACCGCTCTACAGCGCTATGGCGAACAGCGTGAGTTTCATTGATTTTATCGCCTGGGGCATCATTGCCTTTATCGTGCAGATTGTTACCTTCTTTGCCATCAAGCTGGTACTGAAAAGCAAAGGGCAGAGCCTTTCCGGACATATTACCGACGGCCACGTGGCATATGGCATTTTCGCGGCAACCATCGCTATCGCGGTTGGCCTGCTCAACGCAGCGTCCATGATCTGGTAA
- a CDS encoding DUF1190 domain-containing protein: MQSSNQPPRRKRSSRLTLALMGAAGTAALAGCGQSSPPQDTLSDVNFSEPKAYQNIDECVADELYTRTACEAAFTAAVEAVPRFDSLEACEQVHGEGACEPPPQSAQQGQGGSWFGPALMGYMVGNMMANRNGARVQSLYQEPVYRTRQNRGDWNAASSSASSRVDQRNQAFRSSVMQSNQRATQRSGFGSRSSARGGFGS, translated from the coding sequence ATGCAATCATCTAACCAGCCACCGCGCCGCAAGCGCAGTTCTCGGCTGACCCTGGCCTTGATGGGCGCGGCCGGCACAGCCGCGTTAGCCGGCTGCGGGCAGTCATCCCCGCCGCAAGACACTCTATCGGATGTCAACTTCTCCGAACCCAAGGCCTACCAGAACATAGACGAGTGCGTAGCGGACGAGCTTTACACGCGCACCGCCTGTGAAGCAGCGTTTACAGCAGCCGTTGAAGCCGTTCCACGCTTTGACTCTTTGGAAGCTTGCGAACAGGTACATGGCGAAGGCGCCTGTGAGCCACCGCCTCAATCGGCTCAGCAGGGTCAGGGTGGCAGCTGGTTTGGCCCTGCGCTGATGGGCTATATGGTTGGCAATATGATGGCGAACCGTAATGGCGCGCGGGTACAAAGCCTGTACCAAGAACCGGTCTACCGTACCCGCCAGAATCGCGGCGACTGGAACGCTGCATCGTCTTCCGCCTCGTCACGGGTAGATCAACGTAATCAGGCCTTCCGCTCATCGGTTATGCAGTCCAACCAACGGGCGACTCAACGCTCTGGATTCGGTTCGCGCTCCAGCGCACGGGGTGGGTTTGGCTCCTAA
- a CDS encoding glutathionylspermidine synthase family protein: protein MLRVAITERPQWRELAHQLGFHFHTIEGEPYWTEDAYYQFTLAQIEQDIEAPTEALHEMCMDAVDRVCQSDALLHQLNIPERMWSVIRESWRNGQPHLYGRMDFAYSGSGPAKLLELNYDTPTSIYEAGFFQWLWLEQVIEQRLLPAHADQYNSIQERMIAALAHIGQRLERDASAPPALHFASIKAHEEDRATVAYLQDCAIQAGLNAPFIHIEDIGYQPNTDHGCFVDLENRPIRALFKLYPWEEMSDDVFGELLPMMQTHWFEPPWKTILSNKGILPLLWQWNEGHPNLLPAYFDTSDGTSLSPGWVRKPFFSREGSNIELITTGGQYEAVDGPYTDNPRILQAYHPLPRFGERHALIGSWVVGDRACGIGIREDIGRITKDSSCFVPHAIV from the coding sequence ATGTTGCGCGTTGCTATCACTGAACGCCCACAATGGCGCGAACTGGCGCACCAGCTAGGGTTTCACTTTCATACCATTGAAGGGGAGCCCTACTGGACCGAGGATGCCTATTACCAGTTCACGTTGGCACAGATAGAACAGGACATTGAAGCCCCCACCGAGGCGCTACACGAGATGTGTATGGATGCCGTTGATAGGGTCTGCCAGTCCGATGCATTGCTGCATCAGTTGAATATTCCCGAGAGGATGTGGAGCGTCATTCGTGAATCTTGGCGCAATGGCCAGCCCCACCTCTATGGGCGCATGGATTTTGCCTATAGCGGTAGTGGGCCTGCCAAACTGCTAGAGCTTAACTACGATACGCCCACCAGCATTTACGAAGCTGGCTTTTTTCAGTGGCTGTGGCTTGAGCAGGTGATCGAACAGCGTCTGCTCCCTGCCCACGCCGATCAATACAATTCGATTCAAGAACGCATGATTGCTGCCCTCGCTCACATCGGGCAGCGCCTTGAACGCGACGCCTCAGCCCCACCGGCACTGCACTTCGCCTCCATCAAAGCTCATGAAGAAGACCGCGCTACGGTGGCTTACTTGCAGGACTGTGCCATACAGGCAGGGCTTAATGCCCCTTTTATCCATATCGAAGATATCGGCTATCAACCTAACACCGACCACGGCTGTTTCGTTGATCTGGAAAACCGGCCCATCCGTGCATTGTTCAAGCTCTACCCGTGGGAAGAAATGAGCGATGACGTTTTCGGTGAGCTGCTGCCTATGATGCAAACTCACTGGTTCGAGCCTCCGTGGAAAACCATCCTCAGCAATAAGGGCATCCTGCCGCTGCTCTGGCAGTGGAACGAAGGCCACCCTAACCTGCTACCAGCGTATTTTGACACCAGTGATGGCACATCGCTTTCACCCGGCTGGGTGCGCAAACCATTTTTCTCTCGGGAAGGAAGCAATATTGAGCTAATCACCACGGGCGGCCAGTACGAAGCCGTTGATGGCCCCTATACCGACAACCCGCGTATTTTGCAGGCCTACCACCCTTTGCCGCGCTTTGGCGAACGGCATGCCCTGATCGGCAGTTGGGTAGTCGGTGACAGGGCGTGCGGCATTGGTATTCGCGAAGACATCGGTCGAATTACCAAGGATTCCAGCTGTTTTGTGCCGCACGCCATTGTCTAA
- the lysS gene encoding lysine--tRNA ligase — MANQDASSLDNENHLIAERRAKLAARRERAAEQGKSAFPNDFRRDSLTVELHNLLGEKDKAELETLDHQASVAGRVMRKRGPFIVIQDVAGQIQLYVDKKGLPADVLEDIKGWDIGDIVAARGPVHKSGKGDLYVMMVEAQLLTKSLRPLPDKFHGLTDQEARYRQRYVDLIMNPQSRKVFETRAAVISSMRRFFEARGFMEVETPMLQPIPGGAAARPFITHHNALDIDMYLRIAPELYLKRLVVGGFEKVFEINRNFRNEGLSTRHNPEFTMVEFYWAYADYRDLLDMTEAMLRTAAQEVLGTTTIVYQGASYDFGQPFHRLTLRQAILDHGDGITDADLDTLEAAQAVAEKLGIKVKPSWGLGKVQTEIFEEVAEHKLDQPTFITEYPAEVSPLARRNDANPFVTDRFEFFVGGREIANGFSELNDAEDQAERFREQAAEKDAGDLEAMYFDADYVRALEYGLPPTAGEGIGIDRLVMLFTDSPSIRDVLLFPAMRPEASE; from the coding sequence CCGCTGAGCAGGGTAAGAGTGCTTTCCCGAACGATTTTCGCCGTGACAGCCTCACGGTTGAGCTACACAACCTGCTAGGCGAAAAAGATAAAGCGGAGCTTGAGACGCTTGATCATCAAGCGTCGGTGGCAGGTCGCGTCATGCGTAAGCGTGGCCCCTTTATCGTGATTCAGGATGTGGCTGGCCAAATCCAGCTCTATGTGGATAAAAAAGGCCTGCCCGCTGACGTGCTTGAGGACATCAAAGGGTGGGATATCGGTGATATCGTCGCTGCTCGTGGTCCCGTGCATAAGTCGGGTAAAGGCGATCTGTACGTAATGATGGTAGAGGCGCAGCTACTCACCAAAAGTTTGCGTCCGCTGCCAGATAAGTTCCACGGCCTGACTGACCAGGAAGCGCGTTATCGTCAGCGCTACGTGGATCTGATCATGAACCCGCAGTCGCGTAAGGTGTTTGAAACCCGCGCGGCGGTGATTAGCTCCATGCGTCGATTCTTTGAAGCCCGCGGCTTTATGGAAGTTGAAACGCCGATGCTGCAGCCGATTCCCGGCGGGGCAGCGGCGCGGCCGTTTATTACCCACCATAATGCGCTGGATATTGATATGTATCTGCGTATTGCGCCGGAGCTTTACCTCAAGCGCCTAGTGGTGGGTGGTTTTGAGAAAGTATTTGAAATTAATCGTAATTTCCGTAACGAAGGGCTGTCCACGCGGCATAACCCTGAGTTCACCATGGTCGAATTCTATTGGGCCTACGCGGATTATCGCGACCTACTCGATATGACGGAGGCCATGCTGCGCACAGCGGCGCAAGAAGTGTTGGGCACCACCACTATCGTATATCAGGGGGCCAGTTACGACTTCGGCCAACCTTTCCATCGCCTGACGTTACGCCAAGCGATTCTTGATCATGGCGACGGCATCACCGATGCGGATCTGGATACGTTGGAAGCCGCACAAGCAGTCGCAGAAAAGTTGGGTATCAAGGTGAAGCCAAGCTGGGGACTGGGCAAAGTTCAGACCGAGATCTTCGAAGAAGTGGCCGAGCACAAGCTGGATCAACCGACGTTCATCACCGAATACCCAGCAGAAGTAAGCCCGCTGGCGCGTCGTAACGATGCTAACCCGTTTGTTACCGACCGTTTTGAGTTCTTTGTCGGTGGCCGAGAAATTGCCAATGGCTTCTCGGAGCTTAATGACGCCGAGGATCAGGCTGAACGCTTCCGCGAGCAGGCAGCCGAGAAAGATGCCGGTGACCTGGAAGCGATGTATTTTGACGCTGACTACGTGCGCGCGTTGGAGTATGGCTTACCGCCAACGGCAGGTGAAGGAATTGGTATTGACCGTTTGGTGATGTTATTTACCGATAGTCCTTCTATTCGGGACGTACTGCTGTTCCCAGCGATGCGCCCCGAAGCCAGCGAGTAA